A DNA window from Thermoproteales archaeon contains the following coding sequences:
- a CDS encoding acetyl-CoA carboxylase biotin carboxylase subunit, with translation MPNPPFTKILIANRGEIAVRIIRAAKEEGIKTVAVYSDADRNSLHRLMADESVWIGGPHPQHSYLDIEKIIEAARKTSAEAVHPGYGFLAENPMFAKRLEEEGITFIGPPSRVLEIVGDKLGARKLVSEVGVPIAPGTLTPVTTDNAEEIANKMGYPVIVKPSGGGGGIGMTIVRNEMELLKAVKRASELAKSTFVNPEVYIEKYFPKARHIEVQILADKKGNIVHLFERECSVQRRFQKLIEESPSPALDEEKRERITTLALKVARAVGYVNAGTVEFLYIADLDQFYFLEVNSRIQVEHPVTEMVTGVDIVKEQFRIAAGDELNIRQNEIRQNGHAFEARIYAEDPLQNFMPSPGIVTNYLPPTGPGVRVDSCLYPGYEVPAFYDPLISKLIVWGRDRREAIKRMKRALEEMVIEGIKTNIIFHEVVFRDEAFISGNLTTNFISEREILEKIKHHKSRRLKLPVRKDKEGVIKQKTVKAEIEAWRFSAKLGW, from the coding sequence ATGCCCAATCCTCCATTTACAAAAATATTAATTGCAAATAGAGGAGAGATAGCTGTTAGAATAATTAGAGCAGCAAAAGAAGAAGGAATTAAAACCGTAGCGGTCTATTCAGATGCTGATAGGAATTCATTGCATCGATTAATGGCAGACGAGTCTGTGTGGATAGGCGGTCCCCACCCCCAACACAGTTATTTAGATATAGAAAAAATTATTGAAGCCGCAAGGAAGACAAGTGCTGAAGCCGTACATCCTGGATATGGCTTTCTGGCAGAAAATCCGATGTTTGCCAAGAGGCTAGAAGAGGAAGGTATAACCTTCATCGGTCCTCCTAGTAGAGTACTGGAAATTGTAGGAGACAAGCTAGGCGCCAGAAAACTTGTGTCAGAGGTTGGGGTTCCTATAGCTCCTGGGACGTTGACTCCAGTTACAACAGATAATGCAGAAGAAATAGCGAACAAGATGGGATATCCGGTAATCGTGAAACCTTCAGGCGGAGGCGGTGGAATCGGAATGACTATAGTTCGCAATGAAATGGAGTTATTAAAAGCTGTTAAGAGAGCTTCGGAACTTGCGAAATCCACATTCGTTAACCCGGAAGTTTACATTGAAAAATACTTTCCAAAGGCAAGACATATAGAGGTTCAAATACTGGCAGATAAAAAAGGTAATATTGTTCATTTATTCGAAAGAGAATGTTCAGTTCAGAGAAGATTTCAGAAATTAATCGAAGAATCTCCTTCACCCGCGCTTGACGAGGAGAAGCGGGAAAGGATTACCACCTTAGCCTTAAAAGTTGCTAGAGCGGTGGGATATGTTAATGCTGGAACAGTAGAATTCTTGTATATCGCTGACCTAGACCAGTTTTATTTCCTAGAAGTAAACTCGAGAATACAAGTAGAACACCCAGTTACAGAAATGGTTACTGGAGTCGATATTGTTAAAGAACAATTTCGCATTGCGGCTGGAGACGAACTAAATATTAGACAAAATGAGATACGGCAGAACGGTCACGCTTTCGAAGCAAGAATATACGCCGAAGATCCATTGCAAAATTTTATGCCATCTCCGGGTATAGTAACTAACTATCTTCCACCGACTGGGCCAGGAGTGCGCGTAGATTCGTGCTTATACCCAGGCTATGAAGTTCCAGCATTTTATGATCCTTTGATTTCAAAGCTTATCGTATGGGGTAGGGATAGAAGAGAGGCTATTAAGAGGATGAAAAGAGCTTTAGAAGAAATGGTCATAGAAGGAATAAAAACGAATATAATATTCCACGAAGTCGTTTTTCGAGACGAAGCTTTCATAAGCGGAAACCTAACTACAAATTTCATAAGCGAACGTGAAATTTTAGAAAAAATAAAGCATCACAAAAGTAGAAGGCTAAAACTACCAGTGAGGAAGGATAAAGAGGGCGTCATTAAGCAGAAAACAGTAAAGGCTGAAATTGAAGCATGGAGATTTTCAGCTAAGTTGGGATGGTAA
- a CDS encoding biotin--[acetyl-CoA-carboxylase] ligase encodes MLLAEELVGKCSNLALIAGIQTQGRGRYGRRWSSPRGGLWFSLLHDLKIDPSLLPFVGLAMAISVVECLKDFGIEAKIKWPNDVIVNDRKICGILIDSKILKNKTSHIIAGVGINVNFSSNILPVELKDKTITLFDILGYKIDLISLLDALTEKYYAYMKELQRENLSLILEKVNTSLYGKGEEVIVYTTNGSFRGKLERIDESGALIISVGKIEYFIDYASVKKLLKL; translated from the coding sequence ATGCTGTTAGCAGAGGAACTTGTTGGTAAATGCTCTAACTTGGCTTTAATTGCTGGTATTCAAACTCAAGGTAGGGGGCGTTACGGTCGTCGCTGGTCTTCGCCTAGAGGAGGTTTATGGTTTTCTTTGCTGCATGATTTGAAAATCGATCCTAGCCTGTTACCTTTCGTAGGCTTAGCAATGGCTATATCAGTCGTTGAGTGCCTAAAGGATTTCGGCATTGAAGCAAAGATTAAATGGCCAAACGACGTGATCGTAAACGATCGGAAAATATGTGGTATTTTAATAGATTCAAAAATCTTAAAAAACAAGACCTCGCACATCATTGCTGGAGTAGGTATAAACGTTAATTTTTCGAGCAATATTCTCCCCGTAGAGCTTAAAGATAAAACGATCACGCTCTTTGATATTTTAGGTTACAAAATAGATTTGATTTCACTACTTGACGCTCTAACTGAAAAATACTACGCATATATGAAAGAACTCCAAAGGGAAAATCTTAGCCTAATTCTAGAGAAGGTTAATACTAGCTTATATGGGAAAGGAGAAGAAGTGATAGTTTACACTACAAATGGTAGTTTTAGAGGTAAACTAGAGAGAATTGACGAGAGTGGAGCTTTGATCATAAGTGTAGGTAAAATCGAATATTTTATAGACTATGCATCTGTAAAAAAGTTACTCAAGCTCTAG
- a CDS encoding biotin/lipoyl-binding protein, whose protein sequence is MSSKKFRVTIDGEVYEIEVELTDVDSELDLLKKLFTKSKIREVEKRELTRQYSDRFITAPMTGKILTLNAKYGSEVKEDTVIAVLESMKTQVEITAGKSGRVKRILVAEGDVVKQGQAILELE, encoded by the coding sequence ATGAGCTCTAAAAAGTTTAGAGTAACTATAGACGGGGAAGTTTACGAGATAGAAGTAGAGCTTACGGATGTTGACAGCGAGCTCGATCTTTTAAAAAAACTGTTTACAAAATCAAAAATAAGAGAAGTTGAAAAAAGAGAACTAACGCGTCAATATTCTGATAGGTTTATCACTGCCCCTATGACAGGGAAGATACTAACTCTAAACGCGAAATATGGAAGCGAAGTAAAAGAAGATACGGTAATCGCAGTTCTAGAATCTATGAAGACCCAGGTTGAAATTACAGCTGGTAAATCTGGTCGTGTGAAAAGAATCTTAGTTGCGGAAGGTGACGTTGTTAAACAAGGACAAGCAATACTAGAGCTTGAGTAA
- a CDS encoding acyl-CoA carboxylase subunit beta: MTDDKFKKLEEYRRLARLGGGLDRIEKQHKAGKLTARERLNLLLDPGTFIEIDDFVLHRATEFGMSEFFALGDGVITGLGQINGRKVAVYVQDFTVKGGSVGEMHAMKIARIIETAMKLGVPVIGINDSGGARIQEGIDSLKGYGEIFYKNVMASGVIPQIVAIMGPCAGGAVYSPALADFIIMTKKTSFMFITGPKVVKAAIGEDVTFEELGGAKVHAAKSGVAHFIVDSEREGIELIKKLVSYIPSNNLEDPPYFDIGDDPNRTSSMLDSIIPDDPIKPYDVKDIIETVLDKETFLEVQEHFAKNAVIGFGRLGGYVVGVVANQPAVYAGVLDIDSSDKISRFVRFCDAFNIPLITFVDVPGFMPGTQQEHGGVIRHGAKVIYAYSEAVVPKITVILRKAYGGAYIAMCSKHLGADIVFAWPTAEIAVMGPEGAIEIIYRKVLAKAEKPEELVKKFAAEYREKIANPYIAAFRGYVDKVIMPHETRPFLITALEYLLSKRERHPRPPRKHGIPPT; the protein is encoded by the coding sequence CTCGCTAGGCTAGGTGGCGGCCTAGATAGAATCGAAAAACAGCACAAGGCTGGAAAATTAACTGCTAGAGAAAGGTTAAATCTTTTGCTTGATCCTGGAACTTTTATTGAAATCGACGATTTTGTGCTGCACAGAGCGACGGAATTTGGAATGAGCGAATTCTTCGCTTTGGGAGATGGTGTAATAACGGGGTTAGGACAGATAAATGGTAGAAAAGTAGCGGTTTATGTTCAAGATTTCACGGTTAAAGGCGGAAGCGTCGGGGAAATGCATGCCATGAAAATTGCAAGGATTATCGAAACAGCCATGAAACTTGGCGTTCCCGTTATAGGAATAAACGATTCTGGTGGTGCAAGAATTCAAGAAGGCATAGATAGCTTGAAGGGCTACGGCGAAATATTTTATAAAAACGTTATGGCAAGCGGCGTGATTCCTCAAATAGTAGCTATAATGGGACCTTGTGCTGGAGGAGCCGTGTATTCGCCTGCACTCGCTGATTTTATCATAATGACCAAAAAAACGAGCTTTATGTTTATTACAGGTCCTAAGGTTGTTAAAGCTGCTATAGGTGAAGACGTAACGTTCGAGGAGCTTGGAGGAGCTAAAGTTCACGCGGCAAAAAGTGGAGTTGCACACTTTATAGTAGATAGTGAGAGAGAAGGTATTGAACTGATCAAGAAATTAGTTTCGTATATTCCTTCGAATAATCTCGAAGATCCTCCATATTTTGATATTGGAGATGACCCAAATAGGACTAGTAGCATGCTCGACTCTATAATACCCGATGATCCGATAAAACCTTATGATGTAAAAGATATTATAGAAACAGTATTAGATAAAGAAACATTCCTAGAAGTGCAAGAGCATTTTGCCAAAAACGCTGTCATAGGTTTTGGAAGACTAGGCGGCTACGTAGTCGGCGTCGTAGCCAATCAACCCGCGGTATATGCGGGAGTTTTAGACATAGATTCCAGCGATAAAATATCAAGATTTGTGCGCTTCTGCGATGCTTTTAATATTCCATTAATTACATTTGTCGATGTTCCAGGTTTTATGCCCGGTACGCAACAAGAGCATGGGGGAGTTATCAGACATGGAGCAAAAGTGATATATGCTTACTCGGAAGCAGTAGTTCCAAAAATAACTGTAATCTTAAGAAAGGCTTATGGAGGTGCATACATAGCCATGTGTAGTAAGCATTTAGGAGCTGACATAGTATTTGCCTGGCCTACGGCGGAAATAGCCGTTATGGGACCAGAAGGAGCTATAGAAATAATATACAGGAAAGTACTCGCCAAAGCAGAAAAACCTGAAGAGCTAGTTAAAAAATTTGCAGCAGAGTATAGAGAAAAAATAGCAAATCCATACATCGCTGCTTTCAGAGGCTACGTCGATAAAGTAATAATGCCTCATGAGACTAGGCCTTTCTTGATTACGGCGCTTGAATACTTGTTATCTAAGAGAGAGAGACATCCGCGCCCACCAAGAAAGCATGGTATCCCCCCAACGTAG